In Pseudophryne corroboree isolate aPseCor3 chromosome 2, aPseCor3.hap2, whole genome shotgun sequence, the sequence ctctaaccttatttgatccttatttctttatgtctatcccatgcatgtttaaattgctctactgtcttagcctctaccacctctgatgggaggctattccacttgtccactaccctttctgtgaaatacccTTTCTGTTTCCTGGCGGTATTGGCGCGGTCCACATTGTGAATGGAGACCTCTTGTGGATGATTCCTGGACCTCACCAGGTCTGGGTCCTCTACATAGAGcggtgttaaccccttcagtgccggccTTGTCCCATATCCAGAAAACTCCTCTCATGTCCTATATCATATGTCCAGATCTGGCGTTTCAGTATCCTCTTATTACTGTCGTTTCAGTACCACAAGGTGGCAGTAGTGAGAGAAGAAAAGCTGGAAGGTATACCAACACTTTTATTTCCTGCCGTGTCCGTTCTTTATGGCAAATACATAACTTATCCGCTGCATTTCTGACACTTCTCTCCCGCAGCTGCCAAATCCAAGCTCGCCTTATTGGCTAATGTCCACGTCTACAGCATCCAGAAAGCCACGTTAAAGGACAGCGCTCCCCTCTTCAGTACAGACTATGACATCATCAAGAACAACCTCCAGAACTGCAGCAAGTAAGTTGGGCGCCTCCATCGGGACTTGGGGATTGGCGGGTTTGTGTATGGAGCGAACGAGGGGATGATATCTCATTGCTGCACCGGAGAGAGCTCCTAATCGTTCCCTTCCGCTGCCAGGTTCAGCGCCATTCAGTGCGCAGCTGCTGTACCCAGATCCCCAGATGAGCTTGCACAGCTACAGAGGAATAATTACCAAGACGCACAGGAAGTGACCGTTCCCACCAAACCAAAGGTCAACGGGCATGCTTTACCGCCAGCGGCCAAAGCGGCTCCCCAGCAGCCCAAGGGCATCATGGGAATGTTTTCACGTCAAGCCGCTAAGCCCCAGGAAGTGCAGAAACCTGCGGCGGAGCCCAAAGCAGCTGCGGTAAGTGGCTCTACCGCAAACTGTACGTCCCACCGAGAACCAACTCTGGGGCGGCTGGTTATACGTAGCTGGGCAGAACTTGGGCGATTAGTACCCTGTTAGCAGGAATGCAGTGCCTTCATCATCGCCAAAGCCCtttgcatgtcaaactcatggtcatccagctgttgtgaaactacaagtcccagcatgctttaccagctaatcggtggaaggtatgctggcaaagcatgctgggacttgtagattcacaacagatggagggctacaagtttgacatgcctgctgtagagagATCAGTGGTGCGTACAGTGTCCATACATCTGGAATATTCTTTCCTTGTATTGGCAGAGTTTAGTATCAGCCGGTATCCTCACTATAATCCGTCCTGTAATCAGAGTACCGCCATTTGTTTTCTGCTTTATACTATCCCGGCTGTTCCCTCTTTCCCCAGGCCCCAGAAACGAGCAGTAAGTCGTCTGCCAAATCcagtgctatggacaacttcttcgGGAAAGCTTCTCTGAGTAAGTACAGAAGGTTCTGTCTGTTGCCctccgcactatgggggtcattcagacctgatcgctaggctgcgtttttgcacagcgggcgagcaGGTCTAAActccgtatgcaccgcaatgcgcaggcacgtcgcacgggtacaaagcggatcgctgctcggcgatgggtttgtgcgaagaatccattcgcatgggcgatcgcaaggagattgacaggaaggtgtttgtgggtggcaactgaccgttttctgggaggggttggaaaaacgcaggcgtgtccaagtgtttgcagggcgagtgtctgaagtCATTTCCGGgaatggacaggctgaagtgatcgcagcggctgagtaagtcctgggctacgcagagactgcacaaaatcagtttgtacagctctgctacacatgcgatcacacacttgcacagctaaaatacactccccctgtaggcggtgactatctgatcgcagcagtgcaaaaatcacctcccagcgatcaggtctgaaatcccCCCTATGCCAGTCCTCTGTGATGCTGTCAGCAAGGATGCTACTCTAGAGTCTATTTATTCCATTCTCTTTTCTTCCCTttgttccataaaaaaaaaaaaatataaatatatatatatatatatatatatatatatatatattataatgttcTCTATGTGCTTATGGCTGAAATACAGGAATTAGAAATACTGTTCCTTTTAACACATCATTCCCAAGTGCAGCAGCTCTCAGCCAAAACTTTAATACCATCTTTCACAGCGCACAgataacctggtatattgccgggtcgctgTGCGTTGTGGAAGGGGTAAAttccgaattcccgggtcacctgacccaggATTTCAAaccgggaataaagcagggttattataAGGTCAGGTGTGGGGTGAACGGGTTACCCGTGACGTTGCAATTCACACTATGGAGGAGGCGGCGATGTGGAGATGATCTAGTCTCCAAGCGCCACCCCTGATGATTTGTTAGCCATTCTTCTGCCTAATGGTGCCAGTCTCACAGATCTATAGTGTAGGAGATGCTGCCGCTTAGTTAGAAAGAAAGCAGAGAGAGTGCGGCATATAAATTCACTGTGCTGTACGGTAAAGCTGGGGCTGGTCCGTATAGTCACCATGACGCCTAACGAAGGCGATTACTGATGTGGCTTCCCCCAGCTCTGGTCGCTACCGGTGTCTGGTCATCTCTGTGTCAGCACATTAGTTGTCCTGTCGGTCGCTGTGGCCAGGCTCTGCCCGGTAACCTCTATGGCTGATAACTGTATAACTCCTCTCGTGCTGTTGGGGCTTTTGTTACACGTTATACAGTGATACGTGTTGTGTATATTGAGCTGCTGACATTATTATGCTCTATTGGGCAGTAATGTGTGACATTTGCAAGTCTGTATAACCTTGTATCGTGCAGAATTACTCAGGTTATGTGTGGCGGTCCTATGTGTTCTATGGAGAGATTGTAATGAATGTTGCACTAACTACAGCCACACCTGAGTGTCAGACGGCGTATCTCCAGGCCTGAGTAGCCGAGTTCTGCACCGATGGAGCGTGATCTCACGGCTCAGGTCCCGCATGGTAATGCGCCTGCAGACTCCTGTTGCCATGCTGCCTTCCTGCCTCTCTAATGCAGAGGTGATAGAGTTGCTGCATAATGGGACATAACGCACAATAACATATTTGTACATTTATTACAGATATAACAAAACTATGTGCCGTTGGGGAGAAGAGATTCTCCTTTTGGGGGGATATTTGttgaaacttggagagagataaagtaccagccagtcagcttctaactgccatgttacaggctgtgtttgaaaaatacatagtaatgttacatatatacacacgcacacaaatacaatgtgtgtatgtatgtatgtatatgtatgtgtgtgtgtgtgtgtgtatatatatatatatatatatatatatatatatatatatatatatatatatatatatatatatgtatatatataatatgtgtgtatatatatatatatatatatatatatatatatatatatatatatatatatatatatatatatacacacacacaccgtacatCAGCACCGTATGCCACAATGTACAGATCAACTACAAGTTATGGTCATATTACCGCGGATTTGCTCTGAGTTTGAGGAGAGAGAGGGAGCGAGACacgcaatcagctcctgtcttttgtGTCTAACCCATAGTAAATGCCATTTCAGACAAATTTAAAGACGCCGCTTCCACAAATGTTCCCGTTAAGGCTGAGAAACCCGCAGAGCCGCCGGCtgaaacaccaccaccaccaccaccttcacCTCCTCCGGTGAAAGGAGTCAAAGGAAGTGAACCCCCCAAAGCCGCTGCCAAAGAGAAGAAAAGGTGATTGGTCCAGTAACGGCCGCATTGTCCCCTGACTGTCACATTTCCAGCTGTCACTTGTCAGGGGCAGAGGGCAGGCCATCCCATTGTTTCAGGCTTTCTTCCTCTAGTACCCCTCTTCCTCCCCCCTCCCAGAAGAAGGGGTGGGTACTGCAATAAGAGCACTGGTTCAGGCACATGTAGAAACGTCCCGAGTGACCACAGCTCCAGTCCAGATAGGAATCGCTGCTGCTCCTGTCTTCTGAGACGGTCCTTGTACGTGATCCACCAGCAGAAGTCGCCACATATCCTGAGAGCAAATGAGCGACTCTGCCTCTGATGTACTAGTGCAGTGATGCCCAAGctctgtcctcaaggacccccaacagttcatgttttccaggtgcacaggtgtagtcattactcaatgacacattgtaaaagatccACATATGGGCTTaaatatttcacttgtgattctgtggggagacctggaaaacatggactgttggggGTTCTGAGGACCAAATTTGAGAACCGCTGTTCTAATGTGAGGATGTGTCCCTTGAGACGCACACCACACCTCTTTCTGGAattggtatgggatcccggcgcacgggATACCGAATGTCATtatgccgacatcggcatcccgtgcaccagaatgccggcaggggggcgagcgcagtgaagccacttgcgggctcgaagctcgccacaggatctattctcccttgTCGGCCGTCGTGGACACCCACACAGGGAGAATTGTCTACTTTACCGGTATTCCAGCGGCGATATAgtacccctgtcgggatcccggcgtcggtattgaggcagccgggatcccgacgagcggtattTTAACCGTATACCCTCTCTTTAAAGGATGCTGCTTTTTAGTATACGTGTTTTTGTCTCTTTGCTTTGTACACCAAAAACACACAGGGatcagatccacgtgttttctttCCTTCCTCTATGCCAGCAGGAACAAGCGGGTGGAAATGTCTGATGACGAGCAGGATAAACCGGCAAAGACGACGACGAAGAGGAGGAGAATCAAGAAGCCCCGACCTGACAGCAGCGACGAGGAGGACGGTAAGCGACCGTGTCTGTGCGCTCTGACGGACACAGTTACAGTGAGGTAAATGAGGGCTAGGGGCCGCCGGGTGCGTAACCCGCGTTACGTCCGCAGCCTCctcgcatcacacccacacactgtTTACTGTGCTCCCTGTAATTTCCTGCTGCGCCGTCTGCCAAAACACAGCCATTCATCCCATCAAAGAGTAAGTGGCTGCTTCTCTCCGTCCACGTCAGGGCACCACGCAGGCTCGTGTCGCCTGCTCTatgtcctcacaccagctcccccgttTGATGTGCCTGCTTTCCTCGCCGTCCTGCTGAGCAGAGGGATTTAGTCGCAGGCGGAATCCTTGGCTGCGATAATGAGAGCTGGCAGCAGCTGCTGTGCCAGGGTAAGGCGTGCATTAGATAGCGTTGTACTGGGCCTCCCTGCACAGCCAGAGCTCTGGGACAAGGTCGTATTATCTCTGCTCTTGTCCCCGTCGGTCCCGCGCGTAACGTTCGGAGTGTCACTTGTTACTTAGCTGGAAAAGGTCACTGATTCACAGCTTGTCACAAGCGCTTTGCTGGGAATGCTTGGCGGAGCCAGAAAGGCTTTCTCTCGTGTAGCAGCTAACACGGTGTCTCTGTACATCGGTGTAACTACATATGAGCGGTGTCGCTGTCTGCGTGTATCCCCCATCAGCAGTATGTCCCCCGTTTGTGTACAACACTTTTTCtccactccagtcctcaagtacccccccacaaggcatgttttctggatttcttggCTCATGCACAGTTGAGTTGATTTGTTTTTGCCTGGTccgtaattatcccacctgtttccacGGACAGAAATCCTGAAACCGTGTCCTGTTGGGGGTACTAGaggaggactggagttgggaaccaCTGGCGTAGAAAATATATTCTCCTATAGGTCAGCGCTGACATAAAT encodes:
- the POLD3 gene encoding DNA polymerase delta subunit 3 isoform X1 — its product is MHMRVPDLRARVFGSPCGLPPVTPSNGTMDELYLENIDELIADHNKIVTYKWLSHTLGVHVNQAKQMLYDYVTRKRKENVSAQVHVTYLVTGKCMQDGYSYHKVAVVREEKLEAAKSKLALLANVHVYSIQKATLKDSAPLFSTDYDIIKNNLQNCSKFSAIQCAAAVPRSPDELAQLQRNNYQDAQEVTVPTKPKVNGHALPPAAKAAPQQPKGIMGMFSRQAAKPQEVQKPAAEPKAAAAPETSSKSSAKSSAMDNFFGKASLNKFKDAASTNVPVKAEKPAEPPAETPPPPPPSPPPVKGVKGSEPPKAAAKEKKSRNKRVEMSDDEQDKPAKTTTKRRRIKKPRPDSSDEEDAVPLPREVKTPPPPPAPEPVVKMETESQPQTQSGEKRRKRKRVLKSKTFVDDEGCIVTEKVYESESCTDSGEEVPASRPAAAKPSAASKAEPKAETKASKKMAAASKGTKQPSIMGFFQKK
- the POLD3 gene encoding DNA polymerase delta subunit 3 isoform X2 codes for the protein MHMRVPDLRARVFGSPCGLPPVTPSNGTMDELYLENIDELIADHNKIVTYKWLSHTLGVHVNQAKQMLYDYVTRKRKENVSAQVHVTYLVTGKCMQDGYSYHKVAVVREEKLEAAKSKLALLANVHVYSIQKATLKDSAPLFSTDYDIIKNNLQNCSKFSAIQCAAAVPRSPDELAQLQRNNYQDAQEVTVPTKPKVNGHALPPAAKAAPQQPKGIMGMFSRQAAKPQEVQKPAAEPKAAAAPETSSKSSAKSSAMDNFFGKASLNKFKDAASTNVPVKAEKPAEPPAETPPPPPPSPPPVKGVKGSEPPKAAAKEKKRNKRVEMSDDEQDKPAKTTTKRRRIKKPRPDSSDEEDAVPLPREVKTPPPPPAPEPVVKMETESQPQTQSGEKRRKRKRVLKSKTFVDDEGCIVTEKVYESESCTDSGEEVPASRPAAAKPSAASKAEPKAETKASKKMAAASKGTKQPSIMGFFQKK